The Anaerolineales bacterium sequence CGTGAATCCGAACTACTTCGATGCCCAGTACGCACTCGAGTACGTCGGCGCAACGCCATAGATCTCTGCCCCCTTATCGGACGCAAGTAACTTCTGTGAATTCTAATCATCTAAAGGGGTGAGGTATATCCATTCAATTTTATACACGAGTGTACGCCAAGAGGCGTGCATCGTTGGAAGGAGTAAATGAAGATGTTAATCAGTAAAACATTAAATCAAGCCATGGACACACAAATCGGCAGCGAGTTGGGCGCCTCCAACCAGTATTTGATCATCGCCTCGTATTTCGATAACGAGTCGCTGCCCGAGTTGGCCGGTTTCTTTTTCCGCCAATCGGATGAGGAGCGCATGCATGCGATGAAGTTCGTGCGTTACATCCTGGACGCAAACGGCCGCGTCGAGATTCCTTCGATCCCAGCACCCCCGACTGAGATCCAATCCGCTGAGGCGGCCGCTAAAATGGCGCTCGATTGGGAAGTGGAAGTCACAAAGCAGATCAACAACCTGATGGATTTGGCCATCAAGGAGAACGATCACATCGCTCAGGATTTCCTGCGCTGGTTCGTGACGGAACAATTGGAGGAAGTGTCCACCATGGATGAATTGCTTTCGGTCATCCGCAGAGCAGGGGAAAAGCAGCTGCTGCTGGTCGAGGATTTTTTGGTCCGAAAGGGAGACCCGCACGCAAGCGAAGAGGCGGCGTGATCTCCGCTGAATCGATATTCGAACCACCCGCGTACTGTAGCGGGTGGTTCGCTTTTGGTCAAATTGACAAAGCCCTAGTTTGATTCGGCTGCCGATTTATTCCAGCCGCGGGAATGGCGCTGGTGTTTGGGGGCGTCGAAGTCAGTCCGGCCGAGCAGCGCATCGAGGTCATCGACCATCAAAAAAGGTCTGTAGTTCAGATAATCCGCGCCGGAGGGTACACTGAGCGTTCCGTCCGGGAAAACCATGACGTAGAGACGGTCGAGTGTGTCGTGATCGAGCCAGTTAATCTGGAAACGATGGGGGCTGCTTTCGACAGTTTGACGCAGCTTCGAGAATGCCTCGTCGTCGACGAGGAGTCCTTCCCAATCGCATTCCGCCATGGAGCGAGGGAAGGCCTGGAACACGTTGTAGAAGAGTCGATTTTGCATGCGCCCGGCGTAGCCGTCGAGCAAATCGACGGTGGCGGGGATGGAATCCAGGTTACAGCTTGTCACAGGAGTGGCGACTTTAACATCGATCGTTGGAAACTGCTCAAGCAGGTCCAGATCTCGCAGGATCGTCCGGAAGTGCCCCGGTTTTTTCGTGCGGCTGGAAATCTCCTCCGAAGGTCCGTCGATAGGGAGTGAGATCAAATCGATCCATCGGCCGTAGCCTCGCAGGAAGCCGTAATCCAATTCGTCCCCCGTCGTCGAGAGGGCGACTTCCAATCCGAGTTGTTTGGCGTATCGGATCAATACGCCGATATCCGTTCGCAAGAGCGGATCGCCGCCTGTGTAGACGATCCGTCGTGCTCCAAAGGAATGGATTTTTTTAACGATGGCGATGGCATTGTCGGTATCAACTTCGTTTTCGAAATCCTGGGGACCCCAGCAATATGGGCATTCTTGATTGCAGCGTGAGGTTACGTGGTAGTCGATCGTCGTAAAAGAAGTCATGAAACCCTGCCTCTGTATGTCAGGGAACCATGAGAAATCAGACGTCATCTCAAGCACATCGGTTTGATGGCCGTACTTGCAGTATAACGCAGTTCCACGTTCTCGGGTCGGTTATTTTTTAAAACTGATCGTAATTCCAGGAATATCAATCATTCATCCAAACGTCTGAACGGGGAAAATAGATATCATCGATATGGAATTCCAAGTTGCATCCTTTCGAGACGGAGCGGAAGTCGCAGGAAGGTGAGCCGGAAGCAACGCGGATCTTCATCAAAAGCCGGGTTGGCGACGGACTTTATAGAAGTTCCAGCTGTTTTGCCGGGCGATGGCCATCGAGCGTAATGTACGGTGCGGCACGCTCGGCCACGATGCCGATTCTACGCAGGTCTCCCAATTCACGGAAACGCTGCTCTCCGCGCAGTTTGAGAATCGAAGTTGCACTCTTGAGGCCGATTCCCGGCACGCGTAATAGAACCGATCGATCTGCCCGATTGATCTCCACCGGTGTGTGGGCCAATGCGTTCTGTGCATAAGCGATTTTCGGATCGCGGTCGAGCGGCAGCAGCCCTTCCTTTGTGAACGATATTTCTTCGAAGTCGAAACCATAATCGCGCATCAGGAAGGAGGCTTGATACAGCCGATGCTGACGAAGCGGATCGGTAGGGGTGTGGTTTTCGAGTGGGGTTCCGGCAACGGGATTGAAGGCCTCGAAATACGTACGCTTCAACCCCACGTTTTGGAATAATTTCTCGACCAGGCTGAGAACTTCGATATCGTTCTCGCCTGCAGCGCCGATGACGAACTGCGTGCTGCTCGATGGCCAGCGTCGATTCCACCCTTCGATGGGATCCCGACTCTGACGGATATCCTCGACCCAGATCAACGATTGTAGCAGTTCCTCGTGAAAACGTTTCATCGGGGCAATGCGCGACAGATGATTCTGGTCGGGCGCTTCGAGATTGATCGAAACGCGATCCGCCAGCCGCATCGCCTGAAGCACTTGATCGCGTTCGACTCCCGGCATGATTTTTAGATGCAGGTACCCCCGATAGCCGAGTTTGTGGCGAAGGATCGAAGCGGTGTCGAGCAGTTTGGTTTGTGTGAGGCTTCCACCGCGGATCACTCCGGCGGAAAGGAATATACCTTCTACGGCTCGCATCTGGTACAGCCTGAAGTATGTTTGAGCCATGTCTTCTGCCGAAAATGTGACGCGGCGGAAGTCACGACCGGCCTGGAAGGGACAATAACGGCAGTTCCGTTCGCACGCTGTGCTGAGCATGGCCTTCAACAGAGGAATACGTTTACCTCCGGAGAAGACGGCGTTGGTGATGCGAATGATCCTGCCGTCGATGTTGACTTCGCGATCGTTCCATTTCTCGCCGTATTTATTCCGCAGTTCGGCCGGCGTATATGCGCAGCTTCTCCGTTGTTCCCGAATCGAAGCATTCCCTTCGGATTCGAAGGTCATCGCTCGAGCGGCATGCGACAATTTATCCAGGGTGTCCATACCTCAACCATGATAGCACAAACGTTCTAGATATACAACACGGTAAAGGTTCGT is a genomic window containing:
- a CDS encoding radical SAM protein; translation: MTSFTTIDYHVTSRCNQECPYCWGPQDFENEVDTDNAIAIVKKIHSFGARRIVYTGGDPLLRTDIGVLIRYAKQLGLEVALSTTGDELDYGFLRGYGRWIDLISLPIDGPSEEISSRTKKPGHFRTILRDLDLLEQFPTIDVKVATPVTSCNLDSIPATVDLLDGYAGRMQNRLFYNVFQAFPRSMAECDWEGLLVDDEAFSKLRQTVESSPHRFQINWLDHDTLDRLYVMVFPDGTLSVPSGADYLNYRPFLMVDDLDALLGRTDFDAPKHQRHSRGWNKSAAESN
- a CDS encoding ferritin — protein: MLISKTLNQAMDTQIGSELGASNQYLIIASYFDNESLPELAGFFFRQSDEERMHAMKFVRYILDANGRVEIPSIPAPPTEIQSAEAAAKMALDWEVEVTKQINNLMDLAIKENDHIAQDFLRWFVTEQLEEVSTMDELLSVIRRAGEKQLLLVEDFLVRKGDPHASEEAA